One part of the Torulaspora delbrueckii CBS 1146 chromosome 8, complete genome genome encodes these proteins:
- the LDS1 gene encoding Lds1p (similar to Saccharomyces cerevisiae YAL018C; ancestral locus Anc_7.85), protein MSFAGSLLLTGVGAMVYKFDRNQIFKKCPDNRLGDKSYKKKYESTTARAFNVVGNFFNEFFNGSSFLYPLAGVRFFFNNSKELSFPILGIFALYLLMYSIVSIVYWSTITPVYTALFAIFGPPGLLVAWVHAILQANLLTMMFMRLCHFNNNLITITIKSSGFKKGFNKRPIKYYVPINTVHFWTFHLPWKFFKYFMGFLTLVVLLVISSIPLIGPLLFNFLVSPFIAKVYFSKILRMKGLSNTARSDEFFDHYGQYCAFGLTAGFLENLPIVSGFTLCTNTIGGALWGIDRDLSRE, encoded by the coding sequence atgagctttgcAGGTTCCCTTCTCTTAACTGGCGTTGGTGCCATGGTTTACAAATTTGATCGCAATCAAATCTTTAAGAAGTGTCCTGATAATCGACTCGGTGATAAAAGTTATAAGAAAAAATACGAATCTACTACTGCAAGGGCATTTAATGTGGTGGgaaattttttcaacgaATTTTTTAATGGTTCATCATTCTTGTATCCTTTGGCAGGTGTCaggtttttcttcaataattCAAAAGAGCTTTCGTTTCCCATATTAGGAATTTTTGCATTGTATCTTTTGATGTATTCCATTGTGAGTATTGTTTATTGGTCCACTATCACCCCCGTTTACACCGCACTTTTCGCGATTTTTGGTCCACCAGGTTTATTGGTTGCATGGGTTCATGCGATCTTACAAGCCAATTTACTCACGATGATGTTCATGAGACTTTGTCATTTTAATAACAACTTGATTACCATTACTATCAAGAGttctggtttcaaaaagGGTTTTAATAAAAGACCCATAAAATATTACGTGCCGATCAATACTGTACATTTTTGGACCTTTCATCTCCCatggaaatttttcaagtacTTTATGGGATTTTTAACTCTGGTCGTTTTATTAGTTATATCTTCCATCCCATTAATTGGTCCACTACTATTCAATTTCCTCGTCTCACCGTTCATTGCAAAGGTttacttttcaaagatcctTAGAATGAAAGGTTTGAGTAATACGGCAAGAagtgatgaattttttgatcattATGGTCAGTACTGTGCATTTGGTCTGACCGCTGGCTTTTTAGAGAACTTACCGATCGTGTCAGGATTCACATTATGCACAAATACTATTGGCGGGGCCCTGTGGGGCATAGATAGAGATTTATCCCGTGAATAA
- the TDEL0H03660 gene encoding uncharacterized protein (similar to Saccharomyces cerevisiae YOL047C; ancestral locus Anc_7.84), translated as MCRELRDYCQLKWQEMIDATSLIAASIYNDNSANLKIIKYPFLGIKECFSTTRYGYLMFTIFLNYLVAFVSAGLVYFYLLFPLSVVLYSMFLGPAGLIFAFLHGLAISNIVACHETRVSSRYFMNTIYTLRFNEKEIVPKIRYIRDPFKRINYESIPWITFIIISILKWAFFLLKLGIWYAISLIPVFGIILFKIQSSSSRGFSYFLPYFKYTGKLDDKRLKYIYYSAYGQWSLFGLTTGLLEAIPIVSGLTICTNTCGCALWEIDRTKRMP; from the coding sequence ATGTGTAGGGAATTACGTGACTACTGTCAGTTGAAATGGCAAGAAATGATTGATGCCACTTCGCTAATTGCAGCGAGCATATACAATGACAATTCTGCTAATTTAAAGATTATCAAATATCCATTTTTAGGGATTAAAGAATGCTTTAGTACCACAAGATACGGATATTTGATGTTCACAATTTTTCTAAACTATCTGGTGGCATTCGTATCGGCAGGCCTAGTGTATTTTTACCTGTTGTTCCCATTATCTGTGGTTCTCTATTCCATGTTTCTGGGACCAGCTGGGTTGATATTTGCCTTTTTGCATGGTTTGGCAATTTCCAATATTGTTGCTTGCCATGAGACAAGAGTTAGCAGTCGTTACTTCATGAACACGATATATACACTGCGCTTTAATGAGAAGGAAATAGTGCCCAAAATTCGATATATTAGAGATCccttcaaaagaataaattATGAATCAATTCCATGGATTAcatttatcatcatttctATTTTGAAGTGGGCATTTTTCCTCCTTAAATTGGGGATTTGGTATGCAATTTCCCTTATACCAGTATTTGGCATCATTTTATTCAAGATTCAATCTAGTTCATCTCGAGGGTTCTCATATTTCTTGCCCTATTTCAAGTATACAGGGAAGCTTGACGACAAGCGACTGAAATATATTTATTACAGTGCTTACGGCCAATGGTCATTATTCGGTCTGACCACTGGTCTACTGGAAGCTATACCAATAGTATCGGGACTGACTATTTGTACTAATACCTGTGGTTGTGCACTGTGGGAAATTGATCGTACCAAACGGATGCCTTAA
- the TDEL0H03670 gene encoding uncharacterized protein — MTEEKIATLISLYEDVIPKSRDTESFLLEILTACDGSVKNASLMLNESLGVARKVDCNIGKRKRDTGNSDNRCYKVQKSLNQFIEDDAKKFRPISSDRRAKTSNRAIELFSKEDVESTIGYVTMHEKALPEEFANSLLRQLMDDLEGFAPYEFHLFGNKCSSNHTSKKYSSDPAILDGRDKIYYNNRRGTVYEYNDLLKATQLLIEDIVNETIKKFKPLPFQISSPNWKGDVVLVNKYGKSDHLMWHSDRLTSIGPQPIVASLSLGCVREFRIRRCYPSDSQIYVVRPPHNSLIIMHAGFQEEYRHSVHQQTNNRATNLHPISKDVRFNLTYRDYLKKYINNAPRCPKCDNPMDLRRAFKDPERRGQYIWQCSSHYSGVECGGVRLADFNCNSLVVEKNAGEGSRWLADDDWEAKEAQKNGTELPR, encoded by the coding sequence ATGACAGAGGAAAAGATTGCGACTTTGATATCACTTTATGAGGACGTTATTCCTAAATCTAGAGATACAGAATCCTTCCTATTGGAAATACTTACTGCTTGTGATGGTTCTGTGAAaaatgcttctttgatgCTTAATGAGAGTTTGGGAGTTGCTCGAAAGGTTGATTGCAACATCGGGAAGCGAAAACGGGACACTGGAAACAGTGATAATAGGTGTTACAAGGTTCAGAAAAGCCTTAACCAATTCATAGAGGATGATGCCAAAAAATTTAGACCTATCTCATCTGATAGAAGGGCTAAGACATCCAACAGGGCCATTGAACTATTTTCAAAGGAGGACGTTGAATCCACTATCGGATATGTAACAATGCATGAGAAAGCGCTTCCTGAGGAATTCGCCAACTCTTTATTAAGGCAGTTGATGGATGACCTCGAAGGATTTGCACCTTATGAGTTCCACCTGTTTGGGAATAAGTGCTCTTCCAACCATACCAGCAAGAAGTATTCTTCGGATCCTGCTATATTGGACGGAAGGGATAAAATTTACTATAATAATCGAAGGGGAACAGTGTATGAATACAACGACTTATTAAAAGCCACTCAGCTCTTGATCGAAGACATAGTCAATGAaactatcaaaaaatttaaaCCATTACCATTCCAAATATCATCTCCCAATTGGAAAGGCGACGTTGTTTTGGTTAACAAATATGGGAAATCAGATCATTTAATGTGGCATTCGGACAGATTGACTTCGATTGGACCCCAGCCCATCGTGGCATCGTTGAGTCTTGGTTGTGTTAGAGAATTTAGGATCAGGAGATGCTATCCTTCTGACTCACAAATATATGTTGTGAGACCACCTCACAACTCGCTGATTATTATGCACGCCGGATTCCAGGAAGAATATAGGCATAGTGTCCATCAGCAGACCAATAATCGAGCTACAAACCTGCACCCTATCTCAAAAGACGTCAGGTTCAACTTGACATACAGAGATTATCTGAAGAAATACATAAATAATGCTCCCAGGTGTCCAAAGTGTGACAATCCCATGGATTTGAGGcgagctttcaaagatccaGAGAGAAGAGGTCAATATATATGGCAATGTTCCAGCCACTATTCAGGAGTAGAGTGTGGTGGCGTTAGACTAGCGGATTTCAATTGTAATTCCCTAGTGGTAGAGAAGAATGCAGGAGAGGGATCAAGATGGCTTGCTGATGACGACTGGGAAGCGAAAGAAGCTCAGAAGAATGGAACTGAATTGCCAAGATAA
- the TDEL0H03680 gene encoding uncharacterized protein (similar to Saccharomyces cerevisiae YOL048C; ancestral locus Anc_7.83) has product MVTLGPLGVILGHIQWVLQTNAITSIICRNIVLTHLGNQIFDITLYLNGQTEFLNRAKFIKYNKNDNESFLKAFSENWQITIPLLMIHCIRKMTIITILTLLSLIPLLGPIVTNQLLSGRRAFSYMGRYFTLKGGSAKENKDFQYEHLGLFFTFGMAAGLLEFVPLFSVITIISNTIGAAKWSIDLIKKNQN; this is encoded by the coding sequence ATGGTAACTTTAGGGCCTTTGGGAGTAATCTTGGGTCACATTCAATGGGTTTTGCAAACTAATGCCATTACTTCTATCATTTGTCGAAATATTGTTCTCACACATCTGGGCAATCAAATATTCGATATAACGCTCTACTTGAATGGGCAGacagaatttttgaataGGGCCAAATTCATTAAATATAATAAGAATGATAATGAATCTTTTCTCAAAGCTTTTAGTGAAAATTGGCAAATAACCATAcctttgttgatgatccACTGTATTAGAAAAATGACCATAATAACTATTTTGACATTACTCTCATTGATACCGTTGCTCGGCCCGATAGTGAcaaatcaattgcttagtggaagaagagctttTTCGTATATGGGTCGTTATTTCACTCTGAAAGGTGGAAGCGCCAAGGAGAACAAGGATTTCCAGTATGAGCATTTGGGACTATTCTTTACCTTTGGAATGGCAGCTGGACTGCTTGAGTTTGTGCCCTTGTTTTCTGTCATAACGATTATCAGTAATACCATTGGCGCTGCAAAGTGGAGTATAGATTTGATtaagaaaaatcaaaattaa
- the GSH2 gene encoding glutathione synthase (similar to Saccharomyces cerevisiae GSH2 (YOL049W); ancestral locus Anc_7.82) encodes MVSAYPQLSERARDAILPEVHQWALTNGLIMYPRNFTSEQATIAPTTLYPTLLPRSSVESVVSLQKAYNELYARIIRGENDDWLAKETVKLASYDTEFTGKLWSLYLKTKELGTTQNLRLGIFRSDYLIDKKNSQAKQVEFNTISVSFGGSSTKTGELHNYLNNSGKYCPDSGMPFYQTQIPVSKSSSLLAKGIAEAVNYYQGLNDERIVAFIVQENERNAFDQRIIEYALLQNHGIKSVRVTLGDVPHLTVVEGKSKRLFYKKTGQEIAVVYYRAGYSPTEYKDEKDWDSRLLLETSYAIKAPDLLTQLSGTKKIQQLLTNENILTRFVPDSDTRSKLISTFVEIYPLDDSPLGQEGKKLAFESPSKFVLKPQREGGGNNIYKENIPSFLKEIDEKDWSAYILMELIQPFETTENVVIRGNESFNEPITSELGIFGCILFDDSKIHFNEYSGWLLRSKFSRSDEGGVAAGFGCVDSFVLY; translated from the coding sequence ATGGTTTCCGCATATCCCCAATTATCAGAAAGGGCTCGAGATGCTATTTTACCAGAAGTACATCAATGGGCCTTGACCAACGGATTGATTATGTATCCTCGCAATTTCACCAGTGAGCAGGCCACAATTGCTCCCACCACCCTGTATCCAACTCTATTGCCTAGGTCAAGTGTCGAATCGGTTGTATCCCTTCAAAAGGCCTACAATGAGCTTTATGCAAGAATTATTAGAGGTGAAAACGATGACTGGTTGGCCAAAGAGACCGTTAAATTGGCAAGCTATGATACTGAATTTACGGGGAAATTGTGGAGCCTATACCTTAAGACCAAAGAGCTCGGAACTACTCAAAATTTGAGACTTGGTATCTTCAGATCTGATTACTTGATAGACAAAAAAAATAGTCAGGCAAAGCAAGTCGAGTTCAACACAATTTCTGTCTCTTTCGGTGGATCCTCTACCAAAACAGGCGAATTGCACAACTATCTGAATAATTCTGGCAAATATTGTCCAGATTCTGGGATGCCATTTTATCAGACCCAGATCCCCGTTTCAAAGTCGAGCTCTCTCTTGGCGAAGGGAATAGCTGAAGCTGTCAATTATTACCAGGGTTTAAATGATGAGAGGATTGTAGCATTCATCGTGCAGGAAAATGAAAGGAACGCCTTCGATCAAAGGATTATTGAATACGCATTGTTACAAAATCATGGCATCAAATCCGTTAGGGTGACACTAGGTGATGTACCTCATCTAACTGTGGTAGAGGGGAAAAGTAAGAGACTTTTCTACAAGAAAACAGGACAGGAGATCGCTGTGGTTTACTACAGAGCTGGTTATTCGCCAACCGAATATAAAGATGAGAAAGACTGGGATAGCAGGTTGTTGTTGGAGACAAGTTATGCCATCAAAGCTCCCGATCTTCTGACGCAGTTGTCCGGCACCAAGAAAATTCAGCAACTATTGACAAATGAAAATATTTTGACCAGGTTTGTTCCAGATAGTGATACAAGAAGCAAATTAATCTCGACTTTCGTGGAAATTTACCCTCTGGATGATTCTCCACTCGGCCAGGAAGGTAAGAAGCTTGCCTTTGAATCACCGTCGAAATTCGTATTGAAGCCACAAAGAGAAGGTGGTGGCAACAACATTTACAAGGAGAACATTCCATCGTTTCTAAAAGAAATAGACGAAAAAGACTGGAGCGCGTACATATTAATGGAGCTCATACAGCCATTTGAAACAACAGAAAACGTTGTGATTCGTGGTAATGAATCTTTTAACGAACCTATTACTAGCGAATTGGGGATTTTCGGATGTATATTATTTGATGACTCGAAGATTCACTTCAACGAATATTCGGGCTGGTTATTGAGATCAAAGTTCAGCCGTTCCGATGAGGGCGGTGTAGCTGCAGGTTTTGGGTGCGTTGATAGCTTTGTTCTTTACTGA
- the GAL11 gene encoding Gal11p (similar to Saccharomyces cerevisiae GAL11 (YOL051W); ancestral locus Anc_7.81) yields the protein MNSGGKESLSLDERSRNVNDLLLVLMDINEINGGNSDTAEKMKVHAKNFEAALYAKSSSKKEYMDSMREKVNAMRNTRDSRKKAAVSAATPLSAGSVNRSMQQNGQQQRQGNMMMNGNYVPNTLNMNSQTFMNQQAQARQQAAQQLRTQQQQQQQRPQLTPQQQQLINQMKVAIIPRELLQRIPNIPPGVNTWQQITDLAQQKRLTPQDMQMAKEVYKLHQQLLYKSKIQQQQQQNANGRMNMQQQMPQQPPSRGAPSAQHQRAPSNGPLSQHHHSSSLNRPAQQQPQQQQRQLKPGEIPNVLGQINQIFTPEEQRSLLQEAMEACKNFQKTQFGKNMTDSNRQNFIRKYINQKALKKIQNMRLAQMAANGTSQRPQQRQEPISQMQQAHSRSASAGLMPNGNQFNGNTNPQPTGPQQPVPGQQMNMGSQPPQQQPQQGKMQQPRPNVLQAFAPTPQDVETVKRISVEAARTPLRLSDLTNTLPPQEKEEIKRKLQVNQQLFAQVSNYAPQVYVLTKSENFLKEVLQLRIFVKEIVEKCTKGIFVVKLDTVDKLVLKYQKYWESMKIQLLRRQQLIQQQQQQQQQQQQQHFNQDQTGPSISEQQQRVQGSLQQIQQQMQQKQRQQQQRSAPNSSSAMATPNPAAMAAATAMSNGNNYAGSNYQPVMTEANGATDLKNGGANIGYMAPDTTKPSPSQGISPQKAANHSRIKSSSTKVSPANIGQSGINTPSVAAPGMVNSRSATPAAAGTAGSPLGNVKNSAIFQKSPSPMTVPSTRQTPLVENKPFRQEEDNLRNLNIRKAEIISRFKHRQEVFHSSPIDMFLSTLADCIGIKDDQVDIVTHVPQAVIDQINGTGKKKPTKATQRARDQDVVTLAFKDNKFIMESKTSPKTRSYRIRPNALSSVFKNVYGTTDIGEMNFNDATPKRISGGSQVIGRKRKLDESGISPVDSVTSQSSSLMGDSKKVKIDSPEDLFAGKENIKLQKPLQESLNNIWDWNYWQKLD from the coding sequence ATGAACTCTGGTGGTAAGGAGTCCTTGAGCCTCGATGAACGTTCCAGGAATGTGAACGATCTTTTGCTTGTTCTCATGGATATTAACGAGATTAACGGTGGTAATAGCGATACAGCTGAGAAAATGAAGGTCCATGCCAAGAATTTCGAGGCTGCTCTTTATGCAAAGAGCTCGTCAAAGAAGGAGTATATGGATAGTATGCGGGAGAAAGTTAACGCTATGAGGAACACTAGAGATTCTAGGAAGAAAGCTGCAGTCTCTGCAGCTACTCCGCTATCGGCAGGATCAGTCAATCGCTCTATGCAGCAGAATGGTCAACAGCAGAGGCAGGGGaatatgatgatgaatgggAATTATGTGCCTAATACGCTCAACATGAACTCTCAGACGTTTATGAATCAACAAGCACAGGCGAGGCAGCAGGCTGCTCAACAATTGCGCAcgcagcaacagcaacagcaacagaGGCCTCAGCTGACTccacaacagcagcaattGATTAATCAGATGAAAGTGGCTATCATACCTAGGgaactcttgcaaagaataCCAAATATTCCTCCTGGTGTCAATACGTGGCAGCAGATCACAGATTTGGCTCAGCAAAAGAGGCTAACACCTCAGGATATGCAGATGGCAAAAGAAGTTTACAAGTTACATCAACAGCTCTTATACAAGTCAAAGAtacagcaacaacagcagcagaaTGCTAACGGTAGGATGAATATGCAGCAACAAATGCCACAGCAGCCGCCATCGCGTGGGGCACCTTCAGCTCAGCACCAGAGGGCACCTAGTAACGGCCCTCTTTCACAGCACCATCACAGCAGCAGCCTCAACAGGCCAGCACAGCAGCAGccacagcaacaacaacggCAGCTAAAACCGGGTGAAATACCTAACGTCTTGGGTCAAATAAACCAAATATTTACAccagaagaacaaagatcGCTCTTGCAAGAAGCTATGGAAGCGTGTaagaattttcaaaagactCAGTTCGGTAAGAACATGACCGATTCTAATAGACAGAATTTTATCAGAAAATACATCAACCAGAAGGCactcaagaagattcaaaatATGAGACTGGCCCAAATGGCCGCGAATGGGACCAGTCAACGGCCGCAGCAGAGACAGGAACCCATCTCGCAAATGCAACAGGCGCATTCGAGAAGCGCAAGTGCCGGGTTGATGCCTAATGGCAATCAGTTCAATGGTAATACTAATCCTCAGCCAACTGGGCCGCAACAGCCTGTGCCAGGTCAGCAAATGAATATGGGATCTCAGCCGCCACAACAACAGCCTCAACAGGGCAAGATGCAGCAACCGAGACCGAACGTTTTACAGGCGTTTGCACCAACGCCGCAGGATGTGGAGACTGTCAAAAGAATATCCGTGGAAGCTGCAAGAACTCCACTGAGGTTATCTGATCTAACTAATACTCTACCACCACAGgaaaaagaggaaatcAAGCGGAAATTGCAAGTTAATCAACAACTGTTCGCTCAAGTCAGTAACTACGCTCCGCAGGTCTACGTGCTAACAAAGAGTGAAAACTTCTTAAAGGAAGTTTTACAGTTAAGAATATTTGTGAAGGAGATCGTGGAGAAATGTACCAAGGGTATCTTCGTTGTTAAGCTCGACACGGTGGATAAGTTGGTTTTGAAATACCAAAAGTATTGGGAGAGCATGAAAATCCAGTTGCTGAGAAGAcagcaattgatccaacaacaacagcagcaacagcagcaacaacaacagcagcacTTCaatcaagatcaaactgGGCCTAGTATTTCTGAGCAACAACAGCGTGTTCAAGGTTCACTACAACAAATCCAGCAGCAGATGCAACAGAAGCAGCGCCAACAGCAGCAAAGATCGGCTCCAAATAGCAGCAGTGCAATGGCTACCCCCAATCCTGCTGCCATGGCTGCCGCTACTGCCATGTCAAATGGGAACAACTACGCTGGTTCAAACTATCAGCCAGTCATGACAGAAGCGAACGGTGCTacagatttgaagaatggtgGTGCAAACATCGGCTACATGGCCCCCGATACAACGAAGCCATCGCCAAGTCAAGGCATCTCACCACAAAAAGCTGCTAATCATAGTAGAATCAAATCAAGCTCTACAAAAGTATCACCGGCGAACATCGGTCAATCCGGTATCAACACTCCAAGTGTGGCGGCCCCTGGCATGGTCAACAGCAGATCTGCCACGCCAGCCGCGGCAGGAACCGCGGGGTCGCCTTTGGGCAACGTCAAGAATAGTGcaatattccaaaaatctcCATCTCCAATGACGGTGCCATCCACACGTCAAACGCCTTTGGTTGAGAACAAACCATTCAGgcaggaagaagataatcTACGAAACTTGAACATCAGAAAGGCTGAGATCATATCAAGGTTCAAGCACCGCCAAGAGGTATTCCACAGTTCGCCAATCGACATGTTTTTATCCACTTTGGCAGATTGTATCGGCATAAAGGACGACCAAGTCGACATTGTCACCCACGTACCACAAGCCGTGATAGACCAAATAAATGGAACGGGCAAAAAGAAACCTACTAAGGCCACACAAAGGGCAAGAGACCAGGATGTGGTAACCTTAGCCTTCAAAGACAACAAGTTCATTATGGAAAGTAAGACTTCACCCAAGACGCGGTCCTACCGTATTCGGCCCAATGCGCTCTCATCTGTCTTCAAGAACGTCTACGGCACAACTGACATCGGTGAGATGAACTTTAACGATGCAACTCCCAAACGCATTTCTGGCGGTTCGCAGGTTATTGGTAGGAAGCGGAAACTAGATGAGAGCGGCATCAGTCCAGTTGATTCCGTTACTTCgcaatcttcttcgctgATGGGAGATTCCAAGAAGGTAAAGATTGACTCACCAGAAGATTTATTTGCTGGCAAAGAAAATATCAAGCTGCAAAAACCTCTTCAGGAAAGTCTCAACAACATATGGGACTGGAACTATTGGCAGAAACTCGACTAA